The DNA region GCGGGCGGCTCCGTCGGGTTCGCTCCTAGGTGTCACCGTCGAGCCGGAAACCCACTTTGAGGCCCACCTGGAAGTGGGCGATACGCCCGTTCTCGATGTGACCGCGCACTTGTGTCATTTCGAACCAGTCGAGATTGTGCAACGTTTCGGAGGCCCTTGCGAGGCCGTTGCGGATCGCCGCGTCGAGGCCCTCCTCGGAGGTTCCTACGATCTCGGTGACCCGGTAGGTGTGATTTGACATTGATTGTCCCCTTTCGTCCCTCCACGGTGCCCTATGTGGCTGTGGAGCGCGAGGCTTCGGCGCGGCTGAACCCCTGGTGAACGGGGCTTGACCTCTTCAATTGGTCCATACCAAAATCCAGCCACATGCCCGTGCGAGCGCCGCCCGCAGCCCCCCACCCGGGTCCTGTGTTCTCGTTGTGCCGTTTCGCAGAAGGTGACCCCCGTGAAAAACCGCATTCTGGCCGGAGCCGTCGTGCTCGTTTCCTCCCTCGCGCTGAGCGGCTGCGGATTCCTTCCCGGCCTGGGCGCCGACAGCCGTACGGTGACGGTGTGGCTGATGAAGAACAGCGTCTCCCAGGACTTCCTGGACCGCTTCACGGAGTCGTACGAGAAGGAGCATCCCTCCGTCGAGCTGGAGTTCGTCGTTCAGGAGTGGGGCGGCATCGGCCCCAAGATCATGGAGGTGCTGAAGGGCGACGACGCGCCCGACGTCATCGAGGTCGGCAACACCCAGGTCGCCCAGTACGCGGAGAGCGGCGCCCTGCGCAACCTCACCCTGGAGTCGATGCGCGACCTCGGAGGGGAGGACTGGCTGCCCGGCCTCGCGGATCCCGGCAGCGTCAATGGCGGGC from Streptomyces sp. NBC_01754 includes:
- a CDS encoding dodecin, with the translated sequence MSNHTYRVTEIVGTSEEGLDAAIRNGLARASETLHNLDWFEMTQVRGHIENGRIAHFQVGLKVGFRLDGDT